In the Gossypium arboreum isolate Shixiya-1 chromosome 10, ASM2569848v2, whole genome shotgun sequence genome, one interval contains:
- the LOC108486522 gene encoding monothiol glutaredoxin-S2-like, whose protein sequence is MERVTKLASEKPVVIFSKSSCCMSHTIKTLFYDFGVNPAVHELDEISRGREIEQTLSRLSCNPSVPAVFIGGEFVGGANEVMSLHLNRALIPRLRRVGALWV, encoded by the coding sequence ATGGAGAGAGTGACAAAGTTGGCATCCGAGAAGCCAGTGGTGATCTTCAGCAAGAGTTCGTGTTGCATGTCCCACACCATCAAAACCCTTTTCTACGACTTTGGTGTCAACCCTGCGGTTCACGAACTCGATGAGATTTCTAGAGGACGTGAAATCGAACAAACTCTTTCGAGGCTCAGTTGCAACCCTTCTGTTCCAGCCGTCTTCATTGGTGGAGAATTCGTTGGTGGAGCTAATGAGGTCATGAGTCTTCATCTTAATCGAGCCTTAATTCCAAGGCTTAGAAGAGTAGGGGCACTTTGGgtttaa
- the LOC108455619 gene encoding acyl-CoA-binding domain-containing protein 6-like → MFSFSRRRMKLGRVKKVQLSESANGIKSPMRPPKQSNNSNVESAMLAVNHSDELESHCPPAPVINSSGNSENWMVLSVAGETPVPRFNHAATVVGNKMIVVGGESANGLLDDVQVLNFDTFSWTMASSKLYLSPSNLPLKIPSCKGHSLVSWGKKALLVGGRTDPANDKVSVWSFDTETECWSVMEAKGEIPVARSGHTVVRASSVLILFGGEDAKKKKLNDLHMFDLKSLTWLTLQCTGTRPSPRSNHIATLYDDKTLFVFGGASKSRTLNDLYSLDFETMVWSRIKIRGFHPSPRAGCCGILCGTKWYIAGGGSRKKRHAETFIYDILKSEWSVAITPLPSSITTNKGFSLVLVQHKDKDFLVAFGGCKKEPSNQVEVLIIEKNESSMGRRSTLSKSVGQMQFAKRSSSAGPASQMINGSSQSSVASAAKQNLASVIEHGSGRKSLSELTFMDQNHPSENVSLRKQFRIEEEHNTTVRITKNSDDSSSILQATEEKMNQSETGVRISAPGTKISSEFGTECLNPLVEGIANDPVDNDNFVFPEADDRSGALSAPTSIYQFYDTRMASLSRKNGILEVQLATALASRDTAERTLAAALKSKEEMEKKFADAMKEMELLKEKLTGIELAHEEANNLSNIVHSDNVRLEHDVAFLKAVLDDTQKELHSTRGVLAGERARAFQLQVEVFHLKQRLQSMENRAPTPRKPFNV, encoded by the exons ATGTTTAGCTTTTCTCGTAGACGCATGAAGCTTGGCAG AGTGAAGAAAGTACAGCTTTCAGAGTCCGCCAATGGAATTAAAAGTCCTATGAGACCGCCCAAACAAAGCAACAATTCAAAT GTTGAGTCTGCTATGCTTGCTGTTAATCATTCTGATGAACTTGAATCCCACTGTCCTCCTGCCCCTGTTATTAATTCATCAGGGAACTCCGAGAATTGGATGGTATTGTCAGTTGCTGGAGAAACGCCTGTGCCACGCTttaat CATGCTGCCACTGTTGTCGGGAACAAGATGATAGTGGTTGGTGGTGAATCTGCAAACGGATTGTTAGATGATGTGCAGGTTCTTAATTTCGACACTTTTTCTTGGACCATGGCATCATCGAAGCTTTACTTGTCGCCAAGCAATCTTCCACTTAAGATTCCTTCATGCAAGGGCCATAGTCTG GTTTCATGGGGGAAAAAGGCCCTCCTGGTTGGAGGCCGAACTGACCCTGCAAATGACAAAGTTTCAG tgtGGTCATTTGATACGGAGACAGAATGCTGGTCAGTTATGGAAGCAAAAGGAGAAATACCG GTTGCTCGAAGTGGTCACACTGTGGTCCGAGCGAGCTCCGTTTTAATCCTTTTTGGTGGTGAAGATGCTAAAAAGAAGAAACTGAATGACTTACACATGTTTGATTTGAAGTCCTTGACGTGGCTCACTCTTCAGTGCAC GGGAACAAGACCATCACCAAGATCCAATCACATAGCAACTCTTTATGATGATAAAACTCTTTTTGTCTTTGGTGGAGCATCAAAATCTCGAACATTGAATGATTTGTACTCACTTGACTTTGAAACG ATGGTATGGTCGAGAATAAAGATACGTGGTTTTCATCCATCTCCAAGAGCTGGTTGCTGTGGAATTCTTTGTGGAACAAAATGGTACATAGCAGGGGGTGGAAGTAGGAAAAAAA GACATGCAGAGACTTTCATCTACGACATTCTCAAGTCTGAGTGGTCTGTGGCCATTACGCCTCTTCCATCCTCCATAACCACTAACAAG GGATTTAGCCTAGTACTCGTGCAGCACAAGGATAAGGATTTTCTTGTTGCATTCGGCGGATGCAAAAAGGAGCCATCAAATCAG GTTGAAGTATTGATCATTGAGAAGAACGAATCATCCATGGGGCGTCGATCTACACTCAGTAAATCTGTGGGACAAATGCAGTTTGCGAAACGTTCATCATCTGCGGGGCCGGCTAGCCAAATGATTAATGGTTCTTCCCAAAGTTCTGTTGCTTCTGCTGCAAAACAAAATTTAGCCTCTGTAATCGAACACGGTTCAGGTAGGAAATCGTTGTCCGAATTGACTTTTATGGATCAAAATCATCCTTCTGAAAATGTCTCACTACGAAAGCAATTTCGTATTGAGGAAGAACACAACACAACTGTTAGAATAACAAAGAATTCAGACGATTCGAGTTCTATTCTGCAG GCAACAGAAGAGAAAATGAATCAGTCTGAAACCGGAGTTAGGATTAGTGCTCCTGGCACAAAAATCAGTTCAGAGTTTGGAACTGAATGTTTAAATCCGCTGGTTGAAGGGATCGCAAATGATCCCGTAGATAACGATAATTTTGTGTTTCCGGAAGCAGATGATAGATCAGGAGCCCTGTCGGCTCCTACAAGTATATATCAATTTTACGACACAAGAATGGCTTCCCTAAGTAGAAAAAACGGAATTTTAGAAGTACAATTGGCAACCGCATTGGCAAGCCGAGACACAGCAGAGAGAACTTTAGCTGCAGctctcaagagcaaagaggaaatGGAGAAAAAATTTGCAGACGCGATGAAGGAGATGGAACTGCTAAAAGAGAAACTAACAGGTATAGAACTTGCACATGAAGAAGCCAACAACTTATCTAACATAGTCCACTCAGACAATGTAAGACTTGAACACGATGTGGCTTTCCTTAAGGCTGTTCTTGACGATACTCAAAAG GAGCTTCACTCAACGCGAGGAGTCCTTGCAGGAGAGAGGGCCAGAGCATTCCAGTTACAG GTTGAAGTTTTCCATCTCAAACAAAGGTTGCAATCAATGGAGAACCGAGCACCCACTCCTAGGAAACCATTCAATGTATAG